The Pseudomonadota bacterium sequence CCTGGGTCTTGAGGTTGTGTTCCCTGACGGCAGGATTGCAAACTTCGGCGGCAGGACATTGAAGAATGTAGTCGGTTATGATCTGCTCCATATCTTTGTCAGCTCTGAGGGCACACTCGGCGTTATCACAAAGGCAGAACTGAAGCTCAACCCCATACCGCCTGCAAAGAAAACGATCATGGCAGTATATGCAGAAATAGCAATGGCAGGCGAGAGCGTATTCAGGGTCCTGGAAAACGGGGTAATACCCGGCAAGATTGAACTTCTCGATAACTGGGTAATCAACAGAATAGAAGAGATGATGCCTATGGGACTTCCAAAGGATGCCGATGCAGTGCTGCTCTTTGAATGCGATGGAATCCCGGAAGCAGTTGAAAAAGAGACTGAAAAGATTGTTGAGATTACGAAAAAATATGGAGCCACGGATGTCAGGGTTGCAAAGGATGTAGATGAGGCAAATAAATACTGGATGGCAAGAAAGGCGGGCTTTGCGGCAGTCTTTGGAAAAGCGCCTACGGTTATGGCAGAAGACGTTACGGTTCCAAGGGGCAAGATTCCCGAGTTTATAAAAAGGTGCAGGGATTTGTCAAAGAAATATGACGTTGAGATGTGCATACTGGGTCATGCAGGTGACGGCAACCTCCATCCTGCCATACTTTCGGATATAAAAAACAAGGACCTCTATGAGAGGGCTTTAAAGGCAATGGACGGGATCATTGAGGGCGCTGTCGAGTTTGGCGGCGTACTCTCCGGAGAACATGGCATAGGTCTCGAAAAACAAAAATTCTTCAGAAGAACCATGGATCCTGTTGCCGTTGATCTGATGATGAAGATCAAGGCGCTTCTTGATCCGAACAACATCATGAACCCGGGCAAGATCTGGGATTAGCATATAAGGGGGTTGAGCTTGAAAGACCTGAAAGAGCTTAAAAAAATTGAAAAATT is a genomic window containing:
- a CDS encoding FAD-binding protein encodes the protein MLKESLVSEFQKIVGKENVLTTPEALKAYSYDGTTSWIHEPDCVVFPKTTQEISEIMKIANAEKIPVTPRGGGTNVSGGSVPWLGGVVLCTTKMNTILKIDKENLTATVEPGVVLQDLTLKLAKEGLFFPPDPQSFLGATLGGIIAENAGGPACVKYGVTKQYILGLEVVFPDGRIANFGGRTLKNVVGYDLLHIFVSSEGTLGVITKAELKLNPIPPAKKTIMAVYAEIAMAGESVFRVLENGVIPGKIELLDNWVINRIEEMMPMGLPKDADAVLLFECDGIPEAVEKETEKIVEITKKYGATDVRVAKDVDEANKYWMARKAGFAAVFGKAPTVMAEDVTVPRGKIPEFIKRCRDLSKKYDVEMCILGHAGDGNLHPAILSDIKNKDLYERALKAMDGIIEGAVEFGGVLSGEHGIGLEKQKFFRRTMDPVAVDLMMKIKALLDPNNIMNPGKIWD